The genomic DNA caaaTACTCAAAGCCACTAACCCACAAAACAGTTTTTCGGCCACAATcccaaatataaattgttcaaattAGATTCATTTTAGTGACATTAATGAATTCATGATTCTGagtatttatcattttttttgtttgaaattaatgttaaattatgttcaaaagaattttttttttttttacatcaaagtGCAGCGTAAAACAAACGGCGTCGTTTCATGAACCTCACTGATTCTCAATCACAACGATGATCTCAATCTCACTTTCCCTTTTCCTTCTCCGGCGATTCTTCTCAGATCTGATCAATTTCTTCATCAGATGAAGCCCTTAATCGAATCGAGTAATTGAATAGACGCGAATCACTGTAAACCTTTTTACAGATCGAATTCTGAATCGCGATCATGTCGTGCTTAGCGCTAGCTCTACAACCAGCAAATGGATCCGACATTTTGCTCCAAACTCGAGAATGGTTTCCACCGGCACGAGCCCTAATCGCACTCTCTTATTTCCGCCTGCTGCTTCTAAATTCTAATGGACAGGTGATTGTTGGTGTAGTCGAGGAACaataaaatcagaaatcaatgtgagaagcatgcattgcagaCTATGCAGTAGACTAAGGAGGAAAATGCTGCTTTTCATTGCCAGTTGAAAATGATCATCAAAATTCTGAGGCTGAAGAGTAAATGCATAGGAATCTTTCAGAAGGCAATACCACAAGGAATTGttcatacaatttttatttgagGAGAAGTAAATTTCTATATAACACCTAAATAAGAGGAGAAATCTAAAAGAACCTGGCTTTGAATAGATCCCTCGGCAATCTACATAAATAATGCACAGAAACTCCAAAAAAAGGACTCCTGATGCTTCGAACAAAAATAATCCTACATAGCATCACCTACGCTTGAACCCCACAAATCCCTTCTCGAGTGATCATGAACTCGCAAGAAGCCACAGGCAAATAAGGtgaaaacacaatgtcaaaccGTCTCTGAGCTCTTCTAGACACATAACTCGAACCGCTCTCATCATTTTCACTTCTCTCATCACTTCGCGAGATGAAAAATCTAGAGTTCACACAATTAGCCCAAGCCAAGCCTAAAGCAGGAACAACTCGTCTACCAGAGGAACACAAATACCTCAAATTCCCAATCCTCAACCCACTTAACCCATCAGAAGTTTCAACAAAATCAGTAACCTGATTCGTAATCACAACAGCCAAACCAAACTTATTAGCCAACTGCTTCAACTTCCCTGAtaacttaaaaaacaaagaagatctCTTCCTCAAATCAGCCGGAGTATTATCAAATTCCGATCTAAACAACGCCGCAACAGAATCAAGCACAATCAGCTTCAAAGGTAACCTATTTCTTGAATCCCCAACAAACCCATTAATCCTAGGCATTATGTCGAACAGGTGGTCTACAGAATGAACATTTTGAACAAAGACATGATCACAGGGGTTATCATTGTGATTCGAGTAAAGACTAGGGTTTGATTGATGAAACGATCGAGATAGCTGATGAAGACGGCGAAAAGGGAAAGGAAACTCGGAGTGGAGATAAAGAGAAGAACCGTTGAGTCCGCCGAGTGAAATCGGAAGCTGGGCACAGAGTGAGAGCTGAAGGCAGAGTTGTGTCTTTCCGCAGCCGCTCTCCGCCACGATTTCCGTCAGCGAATCGCAGGGAATCCCTCCGCGAAGACATCCGTCGAGAATTTCACAGCCGGTGGTTAGTTTCCGATTCGTCTGCGGTCGTCGGAGGAGATTCTCCGGCTTCATTTGACCGCCAAAAGATGGATTTCTCGGGAATTATAAAtagagtataaaaaaaaaacctaactgCACGAAACGACACCGTTTAGTCTCTTATTGGGCTGTTAACTTTACTGCAGGCCCAAATTGAGTATATATGAATACAACATTTCTtctgtgtttgtttatattccaaggaaaaaaaaggtcaaatttttttagggtttttcaaaGTTTGCGTGGAAGATGAGCTTCAGCCGTGTTTTAACTGGTTTGAATTTGCCGGGGATtattgtgaagaagaaagatgaagagcCTTTCCCTTTGCCTGGACACATAAAGATCCAGAATTTGCCGCCTCGGAAAGATCAAGAGGCTTTGTTGCATTCGCCTGGACACTTAAAGATCGAGGATGTGCCTAGGATTatggagaagatgaaagagcAAGAAATGCTAGGGTTATAGAATTTGCCGCTTTTGATGAAAGATCAAGTGATCGAAGAGTTCCAGAATTTGCCGCTTTGCAAAGATCAAGAGATCCATAATGCGCCGCTTTTGATAGATCTAGAGACTTTGTTGAATTTGCCTGGAattatggagaagaagaaagatcaagaggacaagatTATGGACGACAAGATCGAGTATTTGCCGGAGAAGTTTATGGACGACAAGATTGAGTATTTGCCGGAGAAGATTATGGAGGACAAGATTATGCGGCTGTAGCTTCGATTCTGAAAGACCAAATTACTTCATGTGCGCGGATGTTggaaagggtttttttttttcttacggCTCAAGACTGTGATTATGCAGAGTTCTTCACGAAAATATCGCTTtgggtttgagatgaaagaGGATACATATGAAGAATTTGTTATAATAACAATGGGTGGAAACTATGGCTGGAGAACTTACGAAGGACCTTATGTTTTCTCACCGTTACACTTATCTGCTCTGACCTCTCGGAGAAAATGTTTCCGCGGATTCAAACCTGACATTCCCAATTCTTGGTTACAACCACTCTGAACTGAACAAGCTTCCATTACTAGAGGTTGCTTCTATCGTAAGTCAAAAACTAAACCACATATAAACACTAAATCTGAAGCCCTAGTGCAGATCTTTTTATGCAAACGCAATGTGGGCAACTATCGAATCACCAGAAAGTAGTGTAAACTTCATGGACTCTCTAATACCGTTTAGTTGCAGGCTTGCAGCAAGGATTCGCCGACGAAGTGTACCGCAGCCCCAGGAGGAGCGATCTCAGGACTTGCTCTTGGTTACACATCTACTCTTTTGGAAAAGACAATAACAAGGACATACATTTGCTTACGAGCTCTGGTGTGTACCGAACTGTTCGTCCTAAACAGAGACCTGCTACTCCTTCTCCTCAGCATTTACCTTCTTCCTCAAGAAAGTTCTGTTTCTCTGTGTTTTTGTTATTGTCGTTCTTGTTGATGTTTCTAATGGACATTGTTCAAAAACTAATTCGTGACTCTGTCGTAAAGGTGTTAGATTAGTACGACGATTCTTTCAGACTCTGTTTTGTAACAGTTCTTATGGACATTGTTCAAAAACTAATTCGTGATTGCTTATATATTAGAAgagatcatatatattaaaccaTCAAGTACAATATCTCAGCAGTATGATGTCTGAAGGTATTGATTTCTGAATTATGATCTATGAGTTATTTTCTTATGTTCTGTCGCAGCAATATGATCAATTTCTCAGGAACAATGTTATGTTGGTTGCTATTTTATTTAGCCGACCCAATTACACATAtccaaataaatcaaaaaagttGTATTATTTTATGTCTAACACAAAAAGACATATTTCTTAAGACCATCTATgtcaaaaatgtcaaaaaagttgttaaaaaaGGTTGTATTATTTTATGTCATTTTATGACCATCTCcattagacatatatatatatataactatatatatatattaatattgtaaaataatttttattttttggaatgtGAGACAATATGTCTAAACTTATCTTAAGGAAGACTCTTTTATTGAGTTTCTTATTGTTTTCAAGACAtccataatataatattagtaatttataaataaatttatgttaagACAATCATAAAAATTATGCAATGGAGATGGTCAAGAACCTCAATTAGAGCAGCTCTAATATTACCAATATAGGCCTAATTAATGTTTAGTTAAAAcgcattatttatttatagtttattgGAAAACGCATTATTAATTGGAAATTTCAGATAATccattttgtaaaaaaaaggaTTGATTTGATAGAGCTGCTCTAATATTACCAATATAGGCTCTAATTAACCAATAAtccatttgttaaaaaaaaaagattgatttgtTGTAGAGTTTTTGtacagattattaaaaaaattaatgtttagttaaaaaagtattatttatttatacaaaaccATTCTCATACTTGTTAATCAATAGCGagtcaacaaattaaaaaaattctaaattaataatacttaaaatttACAATGTATTAAcattaaatgataaaaaatttatagaaaatcaatatttttgatataaaaatacaataatacatATAATTCGAATAATACATCCAGAGAAATCAAAAAAGTTGTATTATTTTTACCATCAACATAGTATAAATAGAAtaagtattaatttaattattgatttgatGCTACCATTTAACAAAATGAGAATGATGGTAATCTCGGCGGCGTGAGACGACATCATGTTTTGAATGATGTCAAAAGATTTGTTGGTGTGAACAAGGCATTGGATTATCTGGAAATCCAACCAATATTAGGATCCTTGGCAGTCTTCAGCCCTGAGTTTTACGAGATTAAAGATGTAAGTAATGCAATTTGTTGTGTAACTTTCTTagattttcttgtttctatCAATATTCTATCGTGACAACTTGTTTTTAActgaaataatgttattttctatttttttaggGAGATTATCGTGGACCTGAATCAGAAAAATCTGAGTTCATGGGATGGCATACAGTTTTGATCCGGTATATTCAAGTGATAAATGGGGAGACAATAGCACATGTTAAGAACAGTCATGGTATCCATCGTGGAGTTCTGGGTCATATAAAAGTGTCTATGGACGTGATCTTGTTGGAGTTGaaaaaaggagataaatcaTCATTTCCATCCGCTGGTAGATTATTCAGGTCGTTCACCTATGGAGAGGTTCGACCAGAATATGAGGTATTTTCTTCTTGACCaacatttaataataaaagtcattcatttatgtttttaatgaagaTATTCACCTTAAGTTTCCTAATATGCTTATTCCATTTTTCACAAGGAAGTTGTGGAGTGGTATGTTGATGGTGAAaagaactaaaccaaaccaagagATCCAAAGATACAAGTACAACTTCCTTGATTCTTGAAGGGATTTTCAGTAACACATCTGGGGGAGTGTTTGAATATGAggta from Camelina sativa cultivar DH55 chromosome 2, Cs, whole genome shotgun sequence includes the following:
- the LOC104734252 gene encoding DNA repair protein XRCC3 homolog yields the protein MKPENLLRRPQTNRKLTTGCEILDGCLRGGIPCDSLTEIVAESGCGKTQLCLQLSLCAQLPISLGGLNGSSLYLHSEFPFPFRRLHQLSRSFHQSNPSLYSNHNDNPCDHVFVQNVHSVDHLFDIMPRINGFVGDSRNRLPLKLIVLDSVAALFRSEFDNTPADLRKRSSLFFKLSGKLKQLANKFGLAVVITNQVTDFVETSDGLSGLRIGNLRYLCSSGRRVVPALGLAWANCVNSRFFISRSDERSENDESGSSYVSRRAQRRFDIVFSPYLPVASCEFMITREGICGVQA